A stretch of Microbacterium sp. 4R-513 DNA encodes these proteins:
- a CDS encoding LCP family protein → MSETTKPERGRRTVARHGALKSPHPFAQIMKILGIVIAVALVSGAGVAAYAAIDITSNFTKDAVELEGQASVPPDIGAIEGGVNLFLAGTDACEEAYAQYFGDRCTGKDAEGELNDVNMLVHISDNPRRVTVISFPRDLMVPIPSCTKEDGSTTSAMSKQMLNSAYMYGGLGCVVKTVSQLTGLEIQYAAKITWGGVIEVTNAVGGVDVCLANGIKDPYTGINWPAGTRNIQGIEALQFLRTRHGVGNGGDLGRISNQQQYMSRLARKLVSEEVLSNPATLYKLATTAVDNITPSQSLTNPLTLVQIALAVKNVPFDEIVFIQYPVNDDPADENRVVPNKSAADALWAALAANQPIQLTGDVSQGDGVVVVQPTDPATEPTTPVEPAPEASATPGETPAPTETAVELPSTIAGQTAAQETCSNGNVKSR, encoded by the coding sequence GTGAGCGAGACGACCAAGCCTGAGCGCGGCCGTCGCACGGTGGCCCGCCACGGCGCGCTGAAGTCGCCGCATCCGTTCGCGCAGATCATGAAGATCCTCGGGATCGTGATCGCCGTCGCGCTTGTCTCGGGAGCCGGCGTCGCGGCCTACGCCGCGATCGACATCACGTCGAACTTCACGAAGGACGCCGTCGAGCTCGAGGGCCAGGCGTCCGTTCCGCCCGACATCGGCGCGATCGAGGGCGGCGTCAACCTCTTCCTGGCGGGGACGGATGCCTGTGAAGAGGCGTACGCGCAGTACTTCGGCGATCGCTGCACGGGCAAGGACGCCGAGGGCGAACTGAACGACGTCAACATGCTCGTCCACATCTCGGACAACCCGCGTCGCGTCACGGTCATCTCGTTCCCGCGCGACCTGATGGTGCCGATCCCCTCCTGCACGAAGGAGGACGGGTCGACGACGTCTGCGATGAGCAAGCAGATGCTCAACTCGGCCTACATGTACGGCGGACTGGGATGCGTCGTCAAGACGGTCTCGCAGCTCACCGGGCTCGAGATCCAGTACGCCGCGAAGATCACGTGGGGCGGCGTCATCGAGGTGACGAACGCCGTCGGCGGCGTGGACGTGTGCCTCGCGAACGGCATCAAGGACCCGTACACCGGAATCAACTGGCCGGCGGGCACGCGGAACATCCAGGGGATCGAGGCACTGCAGTTCCTCCGCACGCGCCACGGCGTCGGCAACGGCGGTGACCTCGGCCGCATCTCCAACCAGCAGCAGTACATGTCCCGCCTCGCCCGCAAGCTCGTCAGCGAAGAGGTGCTCTCGAACCCGGCGACGCTCTACAAGCTCGCGACGACGGCGGTCGACAACATCACGCCTTCGCAGAGCCTCACGAACCCGCTGACGCTCGTGCAGATCGCGCTCGCGGTGAAGAACGTGCCGTTCGACGAGATCGTCTTCATCCAGTACCCCGTGAACGACGATCCGGCCGACGAGAACCGCGTCGTGCCGAACAAGTCAGCGGCCGATGCGCTGTGGGCGGCCCTTGCGGCGAACCAGCCCATCCAGCTGACCGGAGACGTCAGCCAGGGCGATGGCGTCGTTGTCGTCCAGCCGACGGATCCCGCCACCGAGCCGACGACGCCGGTGGAGCCCGCGCCCGAAGCCTCGGCGACGCCGGGTGAGACGCCCGCGCCGACCGAGACCGCGGTCGAGCTCCCGTCGACGATCGCCGGTCAGACTGCCGCGCAGGAGACCTGCTCGAACGGCAACGTCAAGAGCCGCTGA